The following proteins come from a genomic window of Pseudomonas sp. WJP1:
- a CDS encoding endonuclease/exonuclease/phosphatase family protein translates to MRRWGTERIVGLHDPRVNEHHLESTGLPADSRLRLLSFNIQVGISTERYRHYLTRGWQHLLPHTGRADNLQKIGNLLGDFDLVALQEADGGSLRSGYVNQVEHLAQLGAFPYWYQQLNRNLGRLGQHSNGVLSRLRPWAIEDHPLPGPKGRGAILVRFGEGPEALVVVMMHLALGARARSLQLAYIREVIGGYKHQVLMGDMNTHASDLLQHSPLRDLGLLAPQMEATFPSWRPQRCLDHILLSPSLTLEKVEVLAQPISDHLPVAVEIRLPGSLTADALPALSPAPRGSHE, encoded by the coding sequence ATGCGCCGCTGGGGAACCGAACGCATCGTTGGCCTGCATGATCCGCGGGTCAACGAGCATCACCTGGAATCGACGGGCCTGCCCGCAGACAGCCGTCTGCGCTTGCTCAGCTTCAATATCCAGGTCGGTATCAGCACCGAGCGGTATCGGCATTATCTGACCCGGGGCTGGCAACATCTGTTGCCGCACACCGGGCGTGCCGACAATCTGCAAAAGATCGGCAACCTGCTGGGCGACTTCGACCTGGTCGCCCTCCAGGAAGCCGATGGCGGCAGCCTGCGATCAGGCTACGTCAACCAGGTCGAACACCTGGCCCAGCTCGGCGCCTTTCCTTACTGGTATCAGCAACTCAATCGCAATCTCGGTCGCCTGGGCCAGCACAGCAACGGTGTGCTCAGTCGCCTGCGGCCGTGGGCGATCGAGGACCATCCTCTGCCAGGGCCGAAGGGTCGCGGAGCGATTCTGGTGCGCTTCGGCGAAGGCCCGGAAGCGTTGGTGGTGGTCATGATGCACTTGGCACTGGGCGCTCGTGCCCGCAGCCTGCAACTGGCTTACATCCGCGAAGTCATCGGCGGTTACAAACACCAGGTGCTGATGGGTGATATGAACACCCACGCCAGTGACCTGCTGCAACACTCCCCATTGCGCGACCTTGGGCTGCTGGCCCCGCAAATGGAAGCAACGTTCCCCAGCTGGCGCCCGCAGCGCTGCCTGGACCATATTCTACTGAGCCCGAGCCTGACCCTTGAAAAGGTCGAGGTGCTGGCACAACCCATTTCCGATCACCTGCCGGTCGCGGTAGAGATTCGTCTGCCGGGTTCGCTCACGGCCGATGCATTGCCCGCGTTGAGTCCTGCCCCCCGCGGATCCCATGAATGA